TTATTTGATTAGAGTTTATGATATCTCAACTGAGTTTATATGTACatttaattaattttttatttAGGTTATGATAATCATTCAGATAGAGTAACTTTTGTTTCTTGAAGTTTTGCTTTTAGTTTTTAATGGAATATATGTAACTACAAAACTCATGTAAATGTTAAGCTAATTATTGTGTACTATATAAACAGCAGCAACAACATCAGGGGAAAAAAAATCATCCAAACCTACAACTTGAGTGGTAGTAGGGAAAGAACAGCAAGGACCAATAATTTTTTCAGTTCATTGCGGTTGTTCAAAAGTCGAGAGGCACCAATCTAGTTCAAATTATGGAGTGCCAAAGTCAAACTTTTGTATATGATAAAGATTGTAGAGCATTCAAATTTAGTTATGGAGATCACGTATATGTTGAGATATTCACTTATATCATGAGTAAAAAAAAAGgctaggttaattttttttttaatttttgaaaGGCAgctgtatattaatattattaacaaaactcacaatacaataatGTTTTGACTCAGGGATATATCACTACAAATTAGCATCGCAACAGTATGCGTAACAATGCATATGCAGAATGTGGGGGATGACAAGGTGTCATCAAAACCACAATTACATATCACATTTTACACTCTAAATAAAACGTCTCGGATTGTGTATTCAATTATGTCAATCGATCGTTTTGTCCCTACATTTCTTCGTGATCCATTCAGATCTTTTTTACTTGGATTTCATTTAACGCGACCGGTACATTCCAACATTTGTTTGAAAAAAAACCTTTTGATTTCGATTTTTCCAAATTAGATAACAACATGACCCTAGTACTGCTTGTCAAATAGTTTTGCTTACTAACGAATTCAAATGCCCCATGTCAAGAAAGGCTAGGTTATTTtacataatataaataatagttataGATTAATTTAATAAATCTAACTTCAATAAACAAATATAATGCTAAAAGTTAAGTTAAATAAATACAGTAAAAGTTTTTTAATTTAGTTTTcttgttcaacatttttaaatatgttttttttttacttttccaaACTATATACTCCGTATCATAAAaaggtgatgatatgtacacaatcatTTTTTACACATACACAATCAAACATGTTTTATAATATTATATCGTACAATGCTGTAAAACATATTTAattgtgtatgtgtaaaaattAATTAGTCGTGTACATATCACTCCCATCATAAAATGCTCTTCCAACAATTATCTGTCACAAACACTCACACTCCAATGGCTTTACACCTCAACTCTTTAACGGCAATAATTCTAATCACCACAATCACACTATCCCACACATTTAGGGTTCAATCGATCGGAATAAACTGGGGCACCACCTCATCCCACCCTCTTCCACCATCAAAAGTTGTTGAGCTTTTAAAACAAAACAAAATCACCAAAATTAAACTTTTTGATTCCAACCCACAAGTTCTTGAATCACTTTCAAATACCAACATTGATGTCACTGTTGGCATTCCTAATTCCATGCTCCATACGTTGAATTCTTCTCTTAAGGCTGCTGAGAGTTGGGTTCATGATAATTTGACCCGGTATCTTTCGGGTCGGACCCGGATAGAGTATGTTACTCTTTTGTCCCTTTTTTAGTTACTGCATTAAATTCAATAAGTTTGTTACAGTATTATGTTATTACACTTTCAGTTTGTTTAATATGTGATAAATGTTAGTTATTTATGGGTGGATTTGAGTTTAATTGATGTTTGAGGTTCATTTGATTAATAATTTATGGCATTTAATAGGTGTATGTGATAAATAATTAGTAACTTACTTCCACTTTTGTCATTGCATTATTTTTCCATTATTGATGTTTCTTAGAAGGGAGGTTTTGTCTAAAAATTGAGCTtagaatgcaaaaaaaaaaaaaaaatacaatgtgGGTGTATGCTAATTCTCTCTTATCAGTGCAAAGTTTAAATTTTGACACATATAAAAGTGAAAGTTCAGATTTTTATTAGTAGTAAGTTAGTAACAATTAGGATTCAGATGTTATTTTTGACCAAATTTGTCTATATTTCTAAAACTGAACTTAAACTCTTGCCTTGGCAAAAATTGAATCTTGCAGTCCTTTCCATAGATAATGCCACCTTTTATTGGCAGTTTGCCCTTCAAAAAGTAACGGAAAAACTTATTATCATGGTCATTTGGTAAATAAAGGTGCTGATAGGAAGTTTAAATAGTCATTTGGGTGCTGATTTGGTGTTTCTATATGATAGTGTTGATAAACTGCTGACATGGAAGTTATTATGCTAAATTATGTTAAAAATAATGAAATATGTTAACTTTGAAGTTTGAATTGCATTTCCATGTTGATTTGCATACTTGTTTCAGCATGGAATGAGTTTATATCAAACGGGTCAAATAAATTTTATCTTTGCATGGTCATACAGGTGTGCAACCATCCACATTGTTTGATTAATGAATACTAGCTCCTAAACTGTTTTAATCCAAAAAAATACCTTTTTATTACTAATAGTTGTTTTTGTAATCGTAACAACACCTTAATAAATGGCACAAAAGGTGTTAGTGGGCCATCCCAACCCAGCCCATATTGTCCTGTACTAAAAAATGATTCTTTTTTACACGAGCTTGTAAGGCTAAACAAAGGATAAATACTTATTCAGGTACATTGCAGTTGGAGATGAACCATTTCTTCAAAGTTACAATTCCCAATTCTACCCTTTTGTGGTTGGTGCAGCCATTAACATTGAAGCTGCAGTGATCCGAGCTAAACTACCAAACATGGTCAAAATCGTCATTCCATGTAGCTTCGATGCATTCCAATCTGAAACGGGTCTACCTTCAACAGGACACTTTCGACCCGATATCAACAAAACCATGATCCAAGTTCTCAACTTTCTCACTAAAACTCGATCCCCGTTTTTCGTAACCATCTCACCTTTTTTAAGTTACTATCAAAACAAAAACATTTCACTTGATTTCGCCCTTTTCAAAGAAACCGCACGTCCACATAATGATAGTCATAAGTCATACAAAAATAGCCTCGAGTTAAGCTACGATACACTTGTAACCGCCTTAACCGATTTGGGATTTCCCGATATCGATATCGTAATTAGCCAAATTGGGTGGCCCACAGACGGGGCCCCAAACGCTACCGTTTCAAATGCAGAGATT
This genomic stretch from Rutidosis leptorrhynchoides isolate AG116_Rl617_1_P2 chromosome 11, CSIRO_AGI_Rlap_v1, whole genome shotgun sequence harbors:
- the LOC139877505 gene encoding glucan endo-1,3-beta-glucosidase 9, with amino-acid sequence MALHLNSLTAIILITTITLSHTFRVQSIGINWGTTSSHPLPPSKVVELLKQNKITKIKLFDSNPQVLESLSNTNIDVTVGIPNSMLHTLNSSLKAAESWVHDNLTRYLSGRTRIEYIAVGDEPFLQSYNSQFYPFVVGAAINIEAAVIRAKLPNMVKIVIPCSFDAFQSETGLPSTGHFRPDINKTMIQVLNFLTKTRSPFFVTISPFLSYYQNKNISLDFALFKETARPHNDSHKSYKNSLELSYDTLVTALTDLGFPDIDIVISQIGWPTDGAPNATVSNAEIFTKGLLNYLYSKKGTPLRPKWTPLETYIYTLLDEDRKNLTAGNFERHWGLLTFDGQVKYQVDFFQNGKNLVNAENVEYLDPKWCVVNNNINTSNATARAIEACANADCTALSTGGSCFNVSWPGNVSYAFNSYYQQHDQRADSCDFGGLGMITTVDPSVGSCRFNVQLKESLSVSFRRSKFYYWLVLIVGSVLLLERRL